The following proteins come from a genomic window of Salvia hispanica cultivar TCC Black 2014 chromosome 4, UniMelb_Shisp_WGS_1.0, whole genome shotgun sequence:
- the LOC125222798 gene encoding probable phospholipid hydroperoxide glutathione peroxidase gives MASMSFSSIFSPPLQSVALTKLHLITNSALPFIDSSNRSTLTSSKSTFFRDGFPVLSQFLSRFSIKSRSFASISARAATEKTIHDFTVKDIDGKDVALSKFKGSILLIVNVASQCGLTSSNYTELSQIYEKYKSQGLEILAFPCNQFGGQEPGSNRDIKNFACTRYKAEFPIFDKVDVNGPNTAPVYQFLKSNAGGFLGDLVKWNFEKFLVNKDGKVVERYPPTTSPLQIEKDIKKLLAA, from the exons ATGGCTTCCATGTCATTCTCTTCAATTTTCTCGCCACCGCTGCAGAGTGTAGCTCTCACTAAACTGCACCTCATCACCAATTCCGCGCTTCCGTTTATCGATTCGTCCAATCGCTCGACTCTCACCTCTTCCAAATCAACGTTTTTCCGAGATGGCTTCCCCGTTTTATCCCAATTTCTATCTAGGTTTTCAATTAAGTCTCGATCCTTTGCCTCTATTTCCGCCAGAGCTGCTACGGAGAAGACAATTCATGATTTCACCGTTAAG GATATTGATGGGAAGGACGTTGCGCTCAGCAAATTCAAAGGAAGTATACTCTTAATAGTAAATGTTGCTTCACAATG TGGTTTGACCTCATCAAATTACACCGAGCTTTCTCAAATATACGAAAAGTACAAATCTCAAG GACTCGAAATTCTGGCCTTCCCTTGTAATCAATTTGGCGGCCAAGAGCCAGGATCGAATAGAGATATTAAGAATTTCGCTTGTACACGGTACAAAGCAGAATTCCCAATTTTTGATAAG GTTGATGTTAATGGACCGAATACCGCTCCTGTTTATCAATTTCTGAAGTCGAACGCTGGAGGATTTCTAGGTGATTTGGTTAAATGGAATTTCGAGAAGTTCCTGGTGAACAAAGATGGTAAAGTAGTCGAAAGATATCCACCTACAACCTCCCCACTGCAGATAGAG